In one Streptomyces marincola genomic region, the following are encoded:
- a CDS encoding pyridoxal phosphate-dependent decarboxylase family protein, which translates to MPGHAPPVPAPPTLLEPDLLAADPAGLAEVGRLVTELTREAAAALRRRTGPLPAVTPQELSRLLDSLLPDGPMPRAGGGREAVLALARSYAAHTVDLADPRAAAHLQPPALSVAAAADVLASVFNASVDTWDSGPCAVEIERRVVRSLTDLAGYGPDADGVLTPGGTASNLQALLIARDAALGARRDVRAAGLTGLAAEPVVYCSELAHFSIARACAVLGLGEGAVRPVRTDAAHRMRVDELERALAERRDTEVPIAIVATAGTTDWGSIDPLPELAAVAARHGVRLHVDAAYGGGALFSDRMRPLLAGIEAADTITIDLHKTAWQPAAASALLARDGGDFAPTTGLRVAYLNPDDDGEAGYDGLLGNSMATTRRADALKVAATFLALGREGVGAMLEACHDLARHAADTVAAHPGLELAAPPALTTVVFRYLPRAHGADPDAVNGALRRLLLSRGTALIGRTDVAGSVRLKLTLLNPQATTNDIDELLAAVAAAGSAVEAAA; encoded by the coding sequence ATGCCCGGCCATGCACCACCCGTACCCGCGCCCCCCACGCTCCTGGAGCCCGACCTGCTGGCCGCAGACCCGGCAGGACTGGCCGAGGTCGGACGCCTCGTCACCGAGCTGACCAGGGAGGCGGCGGCGGCCCTGCGCCGCCGCACCGGCCCGCTGCCCGCCGTCACGCCGCAGGAGCTGTCCCGCCTGCTGGACAGCCTGCTCCCGGACGGGCCGATGCCGCGCGCAGGAGGCGGCCGGGAGGCCGTGCTCGCCCTCGCCCGCTCCTACGCCGCGCACACCGTCGACCTCGCCGACCCGCGCGCCGCCGCCCACCTCCAGCCGCCCGCCCTCTCCGTGGCCGCGGCGGCCGACGTGCTCGCCTCCGTCTTCAACGCGTCGGTCGACACCTGGGACAGCGGCCCCTGCGCGGTCGAGATCGAACGGCGCGTCGTCCGTTCGCTCACCGACCTCGCCGGCTACGGGCCCGACGCGGACGGCGTCCTCACCCCGGGCGGCACCGCGTCCAACCTCCAGGCCCTGCTCATCGCCCGCGACGCCGCGCTCGGCGCGCGCCGCGACGTCAGGGCGGCGGGGCTGACCGGCCTGGCCGCCGAGCCGGTCGTCTACTGCTCGGAGCTCGCCCACTTCTCCATCGCGCGGGCCTGCGCCGTCCTCGGTCTCGGCGAGGGCGCCGTGCGACCGGTCCGCACCGACGCCGCGCACCGCATGCGCGTCGACGAACTGGAACGCGCGCTCGCCGAACGCCGGGACACCGAGGTGCCGATCGCGATCGTGGCCACCGCGGGCACCACCGACTGGGGCTCGATCGACCCGCTCCCCGAACTGGCCGCCGTGGCCGCCCGGCACGGCGTGCGGCTGCACGTGGACGCGGCCTACGGCGGCGGCGCGCTGTTCTCCGACCGTATGCGCCCCCTGCTGGCCGGCATAGAAGCCGCCGACACGATCACCATCGACCTGCACAAAACGGCCTGGCAGCCCGCCGCGGCCAGTGCCCTGCTGGCCCGCGACGGCGGGGACTTCGCCCCCACCACCGGGCTGCGCGTGGCCTACCTCAACCCCGACGACGACGGGGAGGCCGGCTACGACGGGCTGCTGGGCAACTCCATGGCCACCACCCGCAGGGCGGACGCGCTCAAGGTGGCCGCCACGTTCCTCGCGCTGGGCCGCGAGGGCGTCGGCGCCATGCTGGAGGCGTGCCACGACCTGGCCAGGCACGCGGCGGACACCGTGGCGGCCCACCCCGGGCTCGAACTCGCCGCGCCGCCCGCCCTGACCACCGTGGTCTTCCGCTACCTGCCCCGCGCCCACGGCGCCGACCCCGACGCCGTCAACGGCGCCCTGCGCCGCCTGCTGCTCTCCCGCGGCACCGCGCTCATCGGCCGCACCGACGTGGCGGGCTCGGTCCGGCTCAAACTGACCCTGCTCAACCCGCAGGCCACCACGAACGACATCGACGAACTGCTCGCGGCCGTGGCCGCCGCGGGCTCGGCCGTGGAGGCAGCCGCATGA
- a CDS encoding DNA polymerase Y family protein gives MSRHILYARLIGEGAAAGHPALLRLLHDITPVVGAVPPDAAFADVGGALRYFGCDAARLAGLLRVRALALRGTDCVIGVAPNPLLARMAADGRDTPGVSEVPDDPEAVAGFLAALPPAALHGVGEATARTLASYGLDTVGRVAAAPPATLQRILGAARARRVRALAHGTDPTPVVPSAPPRTASAEHRFGHDELDAGQRRRALLTLADDLGHRLRGAGQAARTLTLTVRYADRSTTVRSRTLAEPTAHTPALAGAAYALHDALGLQRARVRAVALRAEDLADAAHTTRQLSLDPADERRRRAEAAADRARRRFGRRAAGPAANLKRPDAA, from the coding sequence ATGAGCCGCCACATCCTCTACGCGCGGCTCATCGGCGAGGGCGCCGCCGCCGGGCACCCGGCGCTGCTGAGGCTGCTCCACGACATCACGCCGGTGGTGGGCGCCGTTCCGCCGGACGCCGCGTTCGCCGATGTCGGGGGCGCGCTGCGGTACTTCGGGTGCGACGCGGCGCGGCTCGCCGGGCTCCTCCGCGTGCGGGCCCTGGCCCTGCGCGGCACCGACTGCGTCATCGGCGTCGCCCCCAACCCCCTGCTGGCCCGGATGGCGGCCGACGGGCGCGACACCCCCGGCGTGTCCGAGGTGCCGGACGACCCCGAGGCCGTCGCCGGCTTCCTCGCCGCCCTGCCCCCCGCCGCGCTGCACGGCGTCGGGGAGGCCACCGCGCGCACGCTGGCCTCGTACGGGCTCGACACCGTGGGCCGGGTCGCCGCCGCGCCGCCCGCCACCCTTCAGCGCATCCTCGGCGCCGCCCGCGCCCGCCGGGTGCGGGCGCTCGCGCACGGCACCGACCCCACCCCCGTCGTCCCGTCGGCACCGCCCCGCACGGCGTCGGCCGAACACCGCTTCGGGCACGACGAACTCGACGCGGGGCAGCGGCGGCGCGCCCTGCTCACCCTCGCCGACGACCTCGGCCACCGGCTGCGCGGCGCCGGGCAGGCCGCCCGCACCCTCACCCTGACCGTCCGTTACGCGGACCGGAGCACCACCGTCCGCAGCCGCACCCTCGCGGAACCGACCGCGCACACCCCCGCCCTGGCCGGCGCGGCCTACGCGCTGCACGACGCGCTCGGGCTCCAGCGGGCCCGGGTGCGCGCGGTCGCCCTGCGCGCGGAGGACCTCGCGGACGCCGCGCACACCACCCGTCAGCTCTCGCTCGACCCCGCGGACGAACGCCGCCGGCGCGCCGAGGCCGCGGCCGACCGCGCCCGCCGCCGCTTCGGCCGGCGGGCGGCGGGGCCCGCGGCGAACCTGAAGCGGCCCGACGCGGCCTGA
- a CDS encoding DNA polymerase III subunit alpha, with the protein MPGFAHLHVASGFSARYGASHPERLAERAGERGMDSVALTDRDTLAGAVRFTKACVRAGVRPVYGVDLAVSAVSAVSAVSAVSAGPAAPRDPGGSAPRRARTPVRGGAFADETAPRAVFLAREGAVGWAGLCRLVTAAHAGAARGERPVLPWAEAHGDGLIVLLGPASEPGRALAAGRPDLAARLLAPWRERFGDALRIAVDAAGPAAAAGRALGLAAEQGVRPVLTNGVRYADPGQGPVADVLDAARRLVPIDPRGALDGGERWLKGPREMAAAAARAAAAAGFGRSAAHRLLALTEETAAACRVDPAGDLGLGGVHFPESGLVGAAERTADRALRSQCAAGMVARRYERDAARWRRLDEELAIVERLGYASYFLTVAQVVRDLKELGIRVAARGSGAGSLVNHLLGIAHADPVEHGLLMERFLSPRRGALPDIDIDVESARRIEAYRAIFERFGEERVATVAMPETYRVRHAVRDVGLALGLDPAEVGRLATAFPHIRARDARAALAELPELRGIDADRYGPRMWDLVEALDGLPRGVAMHPCGVLLSDASLRRRTPVVPTSGEGFAMSQFDKEDVEDLGLLKLDVLGVRMQSAMAYAVDETERATGERIDLERVPEGDPETYALIRSTETLGCFQIESPGQRDLVGRLQPETFHDLVVDISLFRPGPVGADMVRPFIEARHGRRAPRHPHRDLEPVLRETHGVVIFHEQVIGVFAIMTGCDRGLADEARRALSDPERRERVREWFTAEAGARGYPPEAVARTWDILESFGSFGFCKAHAVAFAVPTYQSAWLKAHHPAAFYAGLLTHDPGMYPKRLLLADARRRGVPVLPLDVNRSDATYRIELESESGVMGVRLALGEVQGMSADEAERIAAGRPYASLTDLLGRAAPSRPVAERLARVGALDAFGGNRRDLLLHIAEQYRQRRAAGRSGGPQLPLDDDAQAPPAGLPDLDADERLGAELGVLGMETGRHLMTAHHDFLRELGALSARRLRDAEHGETVLVAGAKAATQTPAIRSGRRIIFATLDDTTGLVDLAFFEDSHPASAHTLFHSWLLLVRGTVQRRGQRTLSVVGEAAWDLAELAELRRTGGLDAVAARLAAGGADARSEETAEVRPDGENADAPRAPAARPDGGNGAGDGGDRGIALAPGYTLHPWADLRPAGTSAAHPRKLWHASPGSAG; encoded by the coding sequence ATGCCGGGCTTCGCACACCTGCATGTGGCGTCCGGGTTCTCCGCGCGCTACGGCGCCTCGCACCCGGAACGGCTCGCTGAGCGGGCCGGTGAGCGGGGCATGGACAGCGTGGCACTGACCGACCGCGACACCCTCGCGGGCGCCGTGCGCTTCACCAAGGCGTGCGTGCGCGCCGGAGTGCGCCCGGTGTACGGGGTCGACCTCGCCGTCTCCGCCGTCTCCGCCGTCTCCGCCGTCTCCGCCGTCTCCGCCGGCCCTGCCGCCCCGCGCGACCCGGGCGGGTCCGCGCCGCGCCGCGCCAGGACCCCGGTGCGCGGCGGCGCCTTCGCGGACGAGACGGCGCCCCGGGCGGTCTTCCTCGCCCGGGAGGGCGCGGTCGGCTGGGCCGGGCTGTGCCGGCTGGTCACCGCGGCGCACGCGGGGGCGGCCCGGGGCGAACGGCCGGTGCTGCCGTGGGCCGAGGCCCACGGGGACGGCCTGATCGTGCTGCTCGGGCCCGCCTCGGAACCGGGCCGCGCCCTGGCGGCCGGCCGCCCCGACCTGGCCGCGCGGCTGCTCGCCCCCTGGCGGGAGCGTTTCGGCGACGCGCTGCGCATCGCGGTGGACGCCGCGGGCCCTGCGGCGGCGGCCGGCCGCGCCCTCGGCCTCGCCGCCGAGCAGGGCGTGCGCCCGGTGCTGACCAACGGCGTCCGCTACGCCGACCCCGGCCAGGGGCCCGTGGCCGACGTGCTGGACGCCGCGCGCCGCCTGGTGCCCATCGACCCGCGCGGCGCGCTCGACGGCGGCGAGCGCTGGCTGAAGGGGCCGCGGGAGATGGCCGCCGCCGCGGCCAGGGCCGCGGCGGCGGCCGGTTTCGGGCGGTCCGCCGCCCACCGGCTGCTCGCGCTCACCGAGGAGACCGCGGCGGCCTGCCGGGTCGACCCGGCAGGCGACCTCGGCCTCGGCGGGGTGCACTTCCCCGAATCCGGGCTCGTGGGCGCCGCCGAGCGCACCGCGGACCGCGCGTTGCGCTCGCAGTGCGCCGCGGGAATGGTCGCGCGCCGGTACGAGCGGGACGCGGCGCGCTGGCGGCGCCTGGACGAGGAACTGGCCATCGTCGAGCGCCTCGGCTACGCCTCCTACTTCCTCACCGTCGCCCAGGTCGTCCGCGACCTCAAGGAGCTCGGCATCCGGGTGGCCGCCCGCGGTTCCGGCGCCGGCTCGCTGGTCAACCACCTGCTCGGCATCGCGCACGCGGACCCGGTCGAGCACGGCCTGCTGATGGAGCGGTTCCTCTCCCCGCGCCGCGGCGCGCTGCCCGACATCGACATCGACGTGGAGTCCGCCCGCCGCATCGAGGCGTACCGGGCCATCTTCGAACGCTTCGGCGAGGAACGGGTCGCCACCGTCGCCATGCCGGAGACCTACCGGGTGCGGCACGCCGTGCGCGACGTCGGCCTCGCGCTCGGGCTCGACCCGGCCGAGGTGGGCCGGCTGGCCACGGCGTTCCCGCACATCAGGGCCAGGGACGCGCGGGCCGCGCTGGCCGAGCTGCCGGAGCTGCGGGGCATCGACGCCGACCGGTACGGGCCGCGGATGTGGGACCTGGTGGAAGCGCTCGACGGCCTGCCGCGCGGGGTGGCCATGCACCCGTGCGGCGTGCTGCTCTCCGACGCCTCGCTGCGCCGGCGCACGCCCGTGGTGCCCACGAGCGGCGAGGGGTTCGCGATGTCGCAGTTCGACAAGGAGGACGTGGAGGACCTCGGCCTGCTCAAGCTCGACGTGCTCGGGGTGCGGATGCAGTCCGCCATGGCGTACGCGGTCGATGAGACGGAACGGGCCACGGGGGAGCGGATCGACCTGGAACGGGTGCCTGAGGGGGACCCGGAGACCTACGCGCTCATCCGGTCGACCGAGACGCTCGGCTGCTTCCAGATCGAGTCGCCGGGGCAGCGCGACCTCGTCGGGCGGCTCCAGCCGGAGACGTTCCACGACCTTGTCGTCGACATATCGCTGTTCCGGCCGGGACCCGTCGGGGCCGACATGGTGCGGCCGTTCATCGAGGCCAGGCACGGCAGGCGGGCGCCGCGCCACCCGCACCGCGACCTGGAGCCCGTGCTGCGCGAGACGCACGGCGTGGTGATCTTCCACGAGCAGGTGATCGGGGTGTTCGCCATCATGACCGGGTGCGACCGCGGGCTGGCCGACGAGGCGCGGCGGGCGCTGTCCGACCCGGAGCGCAGGGAACGGGTGCGGGAGTGGTTCACCGCCGAGGCGGGCGCGCGCGGCTATCCGCCCGAGGCCGTGGCCAGGACGTGGGACATCCTGGAGTCGTTCGGCAGCTTCGGCTTCTGCAAGGCGCACGCCGTCGCCTTCGCCGTGCCCACCTACCAGTCCGCCTGGCTCAAGGCGCACCACCCGGCCGCCTTCTACGCCGGGCTGCTCACGCACGACCCCGGCATGTACCCCAAGCGGCTGCTGCTCGCCGACGCGCGGCGGCGCGGCGTTCCGGTGCTGCCGCTGGACGTCAACCGTTCGGATGCCACCTATCGAATCGAACTGGAGTCTGAATCTGGAGTGATGGGCGTCAGGCTCGCGCTCGGCGAGGTGCAGGGCATGAGCGCGGACGAGGCGGAACGGATCGCCGCCGGGCGGCCCTACGCCTCCCTCACCGACCTGCTGGGACGGGCCGCGCCCTCCCGTCCCGTCGCCGAGCGGCTGGCCCGCGTCGGCGCGCTCGACGCGTTCGGCGGCAACCGCCGCGACCTGCTGCTGCACATCGCCGAGCAGTACCGGCAGCGCCGCGCGGCCGGCCGCTCGGGCGGTCCCCAGCTCCCGCTCGACGACGACGCGCAGGCGCCGCCTGCCGGGCTGCCCGACCTCGACGCGGACGAACGGCTGGGCGCGGAACTCGGCGTCCTCGGCATGGAGACCGGACGGCACCTCATGACCGCCCACCACGACTTCCTCCGCGAACTCGGCGCGCTGTCCGCCCGCCGCCTGCGCGACGCGGAGCACGGCGAGACCGTGCTGGTCGCCGGGGCCAAGGCCGCCACCCAGACCCCCGCGATCAGGTCGGGCAGGCGCATCATCTTCGCCACCCTCGACGACACCACGGGGCTGGTCGACCTCGCGTTCTTCGAGGACAGCCACCCGGCGTCCGCCCACACCCTCTTCCACTCCTGGCTGCTGCTGGTGCGCGGCACGGTCCAGCGGCGCGGCCAACGGACGCTGAGCGTCGTCGGCGAGGCCGCCTGGGACCTCGCGGAACTGGCGGAACTCCGCCGCACCGGCGGCCTGGACGCGGTGGCCGCGCGGCTCGCCGCGGGCGGCGCCGACGCGCGGTCCGAGGAGACCGCCGAGGTGCGACCGGACGGGGAGAACGCCGACGCGCCCCGGGCGCCCGCCGCGCGCCCGGACGGGGGGAACGGCGCCGGGGACGGGGGCGACCGCGGGATCGCGCTCGCCCCCGGCTACACCCTGCACCCCTGGGCCGACCTGCGGCCGGCCGGGACCTCCGCCGCGCACCCGCGCAAGCTGTGGCACGCCAGCCCGGGGAGCGCCGGATGA
- a CDS encoding HAD family hydrolase — translation MVIFDCDGVLVDSEPLALRVCVELGAELGWPLTETEIVHRFLGRSERAVREQIAERLGEERAALWGERYRERLNAAIDAGLTAVDGIGEALDALALPHCIASSGMHDKMRRTLTRTGLYERFAGRIFSASEVARGKPAPDLFLHAAARMGVDPARCAVVEDSQYGVRAARAAGMRSFGYAGGLTPPEWLAGPGTVVFDDMRELPALLTA, via the coding sequence CTGGTCATCTTCGACTGCGACGGCGTGCTCGTGGACAGCGAACCCCTCGCCCTGCGGGTCTGCGTCGAGCTCGGCGCGGAGCTCGGCTGGCCGCTCACCGAGACCGAGATCGTGCACCGCTTCCTCGGCCGCTCCGAGCGCGCCGTCCGTGAGCAGATCGCCGAGCGGCTGGGCGAGGAGCGGGCGGCCCTGTGGGGCGAGCGGTACCGGGAGCGGCTGAACGCGGCGATCGACGCCGGACTGACCGCGGTGGACGGGATCGGCGAGGCGCTCGACGCCCTCGCCCTCCCGCACTGCATCGCCTCAAGCGGCATGCACGACAAGATGCGCCGCACCCTCACCCGCACCGGCCTGTACGAGCGGTTCGCGGGACGCATCTTCAGCGCCTCCGAGGTGGCGCGCGGCAAGCCCGCGCCCGACCTGTTCCTGCACGCGGCGGCCCGCATGGGCGTCGACCCGGCGCGCTGCGCGGTGGTGGAGGACAGCCAGTACGGGGTGCGCGCCGCGCGCGCGGCGGGCATGCGCTCGTTCGGCTACGCGGGCGGCCTGACCCCGCCGGAGTGGCTGGCGGGCCCCGGCACGGTCGTCTTCGACGACATGCGCGAGCTGCCCGCGCTGCTGACCGCCTGA
- a CDS encoding phytanoyl-CoA dioxygenase family protein, which yields MAATRATDGAGVTGVTDVTGVTNAEEAEEYVRRFAEQGYLVVPGLFGAAEIGRLREEFMALHAAGPVPGHFEPRRAGDGEKGDPLHRYPRVMHPHQINELALRYLLEPRLRGILERLLGEEVLAAQSMFYFKPPGARGQALHQDNFYLRVEPGTCVAAWVACDEIDRENGGLEVVPGTHRMDLFCPEEADPELSFVREYVPPPPGLTPVPVDMAPGDVLFFNGSLVHGSGPNRTADRFRRSFICHYVGRSAERIGTWYRTLSMSGERVPLAESEGAGPCGTEFAAAGPH from the coding sequence ATGGCGGCGACGAGGGCGACGGACGGGGCGGGCGTGACAGGGGTGACGGACGTGACGGGTGTGACGAACGCCGAGGAGGCCGAGGAGTACGTGCGGAGGTTCGCTGAGCAGGGGTACCTCGTGGTGCCCGGGCTGTTCGGCGCGGCGGAGATCGGGCGGCTGCGCGAGGAGTTCATGGCCCTGCACGCGGCCGGCCCGGTGCCGGGCCACTTCGAGCCGCGCCGGGCCGGAGACGGGGAGAAGGGGGACCCGCTGCACCGGTACCCGCGCGTGATGCACCCGCACCAGATCAACGAGCTGGCGCTGCGCTACCTGCTGGAGCCGCGGCTGCGCGGCATCCTGGAGCGCCTGCTGGGCGAGGAGGTGCTGGCGGCGCAGAGCATGTTCTACTTCAAGCCGCCGGGGGCCCGCGGGCAGGCCCTGCACCAGGACAACTTCTACCTGCGGGTGGAGCCGGGCACGTGCGTGGCGGCGTGGGTCGCGTGCGACGAGATCGACCGCGAGAACGGCGGCCTCGAAGTCGTGCCCGGCACGCACCGGATGGACCTGTTCTGCCCCGAGGAGGCCGACCCCGAGCTGTCCTTCGTCCGCGAGTACGTGCCGCCGCCGCCCGGCCTGACGCCCGTGCCGGTCGACATGGCGCCGGGCGACGTGCTCTTCTTCAACGGCAGCCTGGTGCACGGCTCGGGGCCCAACCGCACGGCCGACCGGTTCAGGCGGTCGTTCATCTGCCACTACGTGGGCCGTTCCGCCGAGCGGATCGGCACCTGGTACCGGACGCTCTCGATGAGCGGGGAACGGGTGCCGCTGGCGGAGAGCGAGGGCGCGGGCCCGTGCGGCACGGAGTTCGCCGCCGCGGGGCCGCACTGA
- a CDS encoding helix-turn-helix domain-containing protein: MPVNADHLPETAAPPPGLVTAGYFDERPGYAVSRPRGADSWLFTFTALGRGLLRQGDARAEAGPGDLVVLGPGVPHQYATAEGAGRWAFWWVHCRARAAWGPWLRPHAAGGRLYAVAPVPAAVRPRIAAAFRRLHADARWPGHGAPPAPGRRPAQDRVAVAHGTAARELALTGLEEVILLATAAAGAPAGAPHGRAEAAGPAAGDPRVRRVVALIAADPGAPHTVESLAAQVALSPSRLGHLFAEQVGDTPMRVLRDARLRHAARLLEATDLPVARVAAASGFASPFHFSRVFRARYGAPPGGYRARLR; this comes from the coding sequence ATGCCCGTGAACGCCGACCACCTGCCCGAGACCGCTGCCCCGCCGCCCGGCCTGGTCACCGCCGGGTACTTCGACGAACGCCCCGGCTACGCCGTCAGCAGGCCGCGCGGCGCGGACAGCTGGCTGTTCACCTTCACGGCCCTGGGCCGCGGCCTGCTGCGGCAGGGCGACGCACGGGCCGAGGCGGGCCCGGGCGACCTGGTGGTGCTCGGCCCCGGCGTGCCGCACCAGTACGCGACCGCCGAGGGCGCGGGCCGCTGGGCGTTCTGGTGGGTCCACTGCCGGGCCAGGGCCGCCTGGGGCCCGTGGCTGCGCCCGCACGCCGCCGGCGGGCGGCTCTACGCCGTCGCGCCCGTGCCCGCGGCCGTCAGGCCGCGGATCGCCGCCGCCTTCCGCCGCCTGCACGCCGACGCCCGGTGGCCGGGCCACGGCGCGCCGCCCGCGCCCGGCCGGCGGCCGGCGCAGGACCGGGTGGCGGTCGCCCACGGCACCGCGGCCCGCGAACTCGCCCTCACCGGCCTCGAAGAGGTCATCCTGCTCGCCACGGCGGCGGCCGGTGCCCCCGCCGGGGCGCCCCACGGGCGGGCGGAGGCCGCGGGGCCCGCGGCCGGCGATCCGCGCGTGCGGCGGGTGGTGGCGCTGATCGCCGCCGACCCCGGCGCCCCGCACACCGTGGAGTCCCTGGCGGCGCAGGTGGCGCTGTCCCCGTCCCGGCTCGGGCACCTGTTCGCCGAGCAGGTCGGCGACACGCCCATGCGGGTGCTGCGCGACGCCAGGCTGCGGCACGCCGCCCGGCTGCTTGAGGCCACGGACCTGCCGGTGGCGCGGGTGGCCGCCGCGTCCGGGTTCGCCAGCCCGTTCCACTTCAGCCGCGTGTTCCGGGCGCGCTACGGCGCGCCGCCGGGCGGCTACCGGGCCAGGCTGAGATAG
- a CDS encoding urease accessory protein UreD, whose protein sequence is MSAPPENAAPAGALAPPGAAARTGVTAHARIAAAPGGALPVLRGEGPLALRRTRAAGPWAQVTVVGAMSAPLGGDRLRLTAEVAPGAALRVGSAAATLVLPGREPSAPATYDTVLTVGDDGELHWLPEPLISVRGSGLHTATRVDLAAGARLVLREEQVLGRAGEDPGRLLARLTVTRAGRPLLDQQLAFGPGVPGWDGGAVLGGHRAVGQLLVVDPALADAPAEPVALGDTAVLTPLAGPAALVTAVAADALVLRRLLERGAGYLSLAR, encoded by the coding sequence GTGAGCGCGCCGCCGGAGAACGCCGCGCCTGCCGGTGCCCTCGCGCCTCCCGGTGCCGCCGCGCGGACCGGGGTGACCGCGCACGCCAGGATCGCCGCCGCCCCCGGCGGGGCGCTGCCCGTCCTGCGCGGCGAGGGGCCACTCGCGCTGCGCCGCACCCGGGCGGCCGGGCCGTGGGCGCAGGTGACGGTCGTCGGCGCGATGAGCGCGCCGCTCGGCGGCGACCGGCTGCGCCTGACCGCCGAGGTCGCGCCGGGCGCCGCGCTGCGCGTCGGCTCAGCCGCGGCCACCCTCGTCCTGCCGGGCCGCGAACCGTCGGCGCCCGCCACGTACGACACCGTCCTGACGGTCGGAGACGACGGCGAACTGCACTGGCTGCCCGAGCCGTTGATCTCGGTCCGCGGCAGCGGACTGCATACCGCGACCCGGGTCGACCTCGCGGCAGGCGCCCGGCTCGTGCTGCGCGAGGAGCAGGTGCTCGGCCGGGCAGGGGAGGACCCGGGACGGCTGCTGGCGCGGTTGACGGTGACCAGGGCCGGGCGCCCGCTGCTCGACCAGCAGCTCGCGTTCGGTCCCGGGGTGCCGGGCTGGGACGGCGGCGCGGTCCTCGGCGGCCACCGCGCGGTGGGCCAGCTGCTGGTGGTCGACCCGGCGCTCGCGGACGCGCCGGCGGAACCCGTCGCGCTGGGCGACACGGCCGTGCTGACGCCGCTGGCGGGACCGGCCGCGCTGGTCACCGCCGTCGCCGCGGACGCCCTGGTGCTGCGCCGCCTGCTGGAACGCGGCGCCGGCTATCTCAGCCTGGCCCGGTAG
- the ureG gene encoding urease accessory protein UreG, translating into MHLDPHETYPARHTCALRPDGTRRALRIGLGGPVGSGKTATVAALCARLRDSLAIAVVTNDIYTREDADFLLRNAVLPAERITAVETGACPHTAIRDDISANLEAVEELEDRTGPLDLVLVESGGDNLTATFSTGLVDAQIFVIDVAAGDDIPRKGGPGVTAADLLVVNKTDLAPYVGSDLAAMARDARAQRGDLPVAFTSLTTPGGIEPVADWVRERLADWAATGRARAGAEAAEAAGTGVA; encoded by the coding sequence ATGCACCTGGACCCCCACGAGACGTACCCCGCGCGGCACACCTGCGCCCTGCGACCCGACGGCACCCGCCGCGCCCTGCGCATCGGCCTCGGCGGGCCCGTGGGCTCGGGCAAGACCGCCACCGTCGCCGCCCTGTGCGCCCGCCTGCGGGACAGCCTCGCCATCGCCGTCGTCACCAACGACATCTACACCCGCGAGGACGCCGACTTCCTGCTGCGCAACGCCGTCCTGCCGGCCGAGCGCATCACCGCCGTCGAGACCGGCGCCTGCCCGCACACCGCCATCAGGGACGACATCTCCGCCAACCTGGAGGCCGTGGAGGAGTTGGAGGACCGCACCGGGCCGCTCGACCTGGTCCTCGTCGAGTCGGGCGGCGACAACCTCACCGCCACGTTCTCCACCGGCCTCGTCGACGCGCAGATCTTCGTCATCGACGTCGCCGCGGGCGACGACATCCCGCGCAAGGGAGGGCCCGGGGTCACGGCGGCCGACCTGCTCGTGGTCAACAAGACCGACCTGGCGCCCTACGTCGGGTCCGACCTCGCCGCGATGGCCCGCGACGCCCGCGCGCAGCGCGGCGACCTGCCCGTGGCGTTCACCTCGCTCACCACGCCCGGCGGCATCGAGCCGGTCGCGGACTGGGTGCGCGAGCGGCTGGCCGACTGGGCGGCGACCGGCCGCGCGAGGGCGGGCGCGGAGGCCGCGGAGGCCGCGGGGACGGGGGTGGCGTGA
- a CDS encoding urease accessory protein UreF gives MTAAALLLLADGRFPAGGHAHSGGVEAAVRAGRITGPGSLAAFCLGRLHTTGLVAAALAAAACGGCDPRDLDEAADARTPSPALRATARRLGRQLLRAARATWPAPHLDAVAAGHPGGLHQPVVLGLAARAAGLAPRDAALAAAYEAVGGPATAAVRLLGLDPFDATALTARLAPDLDRVADLAEAAARAVPERGTDALPAASAPLLDVAAQAHAAWPVRLFAS, from the coding sequence ATGACCGCCGCGGCGCTGCTTCTCCTGGCGGACGGCCGCTTCCCCGCCGGGGGCCACGCGCACTCGGGAGGCGTCGAAGCGGCCGTGCGCGCCGGCCGGATCACAGGCCCCGGCTCGCTGGCCGCGTTCTGCCTGGGCCGCCTGCACACCACGGGCCTGGTCGCCGCCGCGCTCGCCGCCGCGGCCTGCGGCGGCTGCGACCCGCGCGACCTGGACGAGGCCGCCGACGCCCGCACGCCCTCGCCCGCGCTGCGCGCCACCGCGCGCAGGCTGGGCCGGCAGCTGCTGCGCGCGGCGCGCGCCACCTGGCCGGCGCCGCACCTCGACGCCGTCGCGGCCGGCCACCCCGGCGGGCTGCACCAGCCGGTCGTGCTCGGCCTCGCGGCCCGCGCCGCCGGGCTCGCCCCGCGGGACGCGGCCCTGGCCGCGGCCTACGAGGCCGTCGGCGGCCCGGCCACGGCGGCCGTCAGGCTGCTCGGACTCGACCCGTTCGACGCGACCGCACTCACCGCCCGCCTCGCCCCCGACCTCGACCGGGTCGCCGACCTGGCCGAGGCCGCGGCCCGCGCCGTTCCGGAACGGGGCACGGACGCCCTGCCCGCCGCGTCGGCGCCGCTGCTCGATGTCGCGGCCCAGGCGCACGCCGCCTGGCCCGTGCGCCTCTTCGCCTCCTGA